A single window of Nicotiana sylvestris chromosome 3, ASM39365v2, whole genome shotgun sequence DNA harbors:
- the LOC104212169 gene encoding uncharacterized protein, producing the protein MLSSGKVVGNVNVTAKEQWKEVKDNRVRNVVIQNTSLNNNGMEMEPVKQHENNKNKEGTSTVERQAEAQSNSGKELVVVDNEDNDHVQVANKFAILQGMDEEEEHVSQLAMVVANATTNSSALHNQASMKQKPKNMVNNEGKLNPAAQAFHINSSGIGSTNGLVNGNEASKAKNDTAQWVERSFKDKTREGIVKINTSCQEIPSQDTLVNKDAQREYDSEENEVPLGAQADEEPNEKDKKEDEQSVNGELNANDNNTTGNFLIMGGSEVNDPGGTEEDKHQKSQEDPQGHNTTEKEKQTKQKTKIVNVTVTLEKNLLQLLKRGEEKALVPKKNAFGVTSGGKEDNEEGEDPGRSGYDMDQESTTQHLMNAARQGDLSPTKVEKAKSAAKGKKKQQKDNLAVPKPGVHTRRMLTKSNN; encoded by the exons ATGTTATCTAGTGGAAAGGTGGTGGGTAATGTGAATGTTACAGCAAAAGAGCAATGGAAGGAAGTGAAGGACAACAGAGTTAGAAATGTAGTAATTCAAAATACTAGTCTCAATAATAATGGAATGGAGATGGAACCAGTTAAGCAGCATGAAAACAATAAGAACAAGGAGGGTACAAGCACTGTAGAGAGACAAGCAGAAGCACAAAGCAACAGTGGTAAGGAATTGGTGGTAGTAGACAATGAAGATAATGATCATGTTCAAGTAGCTAACAAGTTTGCAATATTACAAGGgatggatgaagaggaagaaCATGTTAGTCAATTGGCAATGGTGGTAGCTAATGCAACAACAAACAGTTCAGCACTTCATAACCAAGCATCTATGAAGCAAAAACCAAAAAATATGGTCAATAATGAGGGAAAGTTAAATCCAGCAGCACAAGCTTTTCATATTAACTCTTCGGGGATTGGTTCCACTAATGGTCTAGTCAATGGAAATGAGGCATCAAAAGCAAAAAATGATACTGCACAATGGGTAGAAAGAAGTTTCAAGGATAAAACAAGAGAAGGAATAGTGAAGATAAATACATCATGCCAGGAAATTCCATCACAAGATACATTAGTGAACAAG GATGCACAAAGGGAATACGATTCAGAGGAGAACGAAGTACCACTAGGAGCACAAGCAGACGAGGAACcaaatgagaaggacaaaaaagaagatgagcaaagtgTAAATGGAGAGCTCAATGCCAATGACAACAATACAACTGGTAATTTTTTAATAATGGGAGGATCAGAGGTAAATGATCCTGGAGGAACAGAAGAAGATAAACATCAGAAATCACAAGAAGACCCACAAGGACACAACACAACAGAGAAGGagaaacagacaaaacaaaaaacaaaaatagtaAATGTTACTGTTACATTGGAGAAAAACCTGTTGCAGCTGTTAAAACGAGGAGAAGAGAAGGCCTTGGTCCCTAAAAAGAATGCATTTGGAGTTACATCAGGAGGGAAAGAAGACAATGAAGAAGGAGAAGATCCTGGTAGATCAGGATACGACATGGATCAAGAATCAACTACCCAACACCTTATGAATGCTGCAAGGCAAGGTGACTTATCACCTACGAAAGTGGAAAAGGCAAAATCGGCAGCAAAAGGTaagaagaagcaacaaaaagATAATTTGGCAGTCCCAAAACCTGGGGTGCACACAAGGAGAATGCTAACTAAATCAAACAATTAG